The genomic DNA CGATGCGGGGGTGGGCGGCGCGTAGGTCGGCCGCTGCGGACCGGATCGAGTCCAAGGACGTCAGGTCGAGCGCCTGAACGGTGACGTCGCCGGCGATGCGGGCAGCGGCCTGCTTCCCCTTGTCGACGTCTCGGACGGCCAGGACCACCGTCGCACCGCGGGCGGCGAGTATCCGCGCGGTTTCGAACCCCAGGCCGGTGTTGGCGCCGGTCACGACCGCCACCCGCCCGTGCTGGTCGGGGATGTGCTGCTCGGTCCAAGTGGTGCTACTCATGACGTTCTCCTCGTTTAGGAACTGCCGGTCTGTTATGGAACTCACGCTATGAGACCGGAGGTTCGTTGTCAAGGGACCGGCGGTCTCTTTGGGCTAGGATGCGTACATGACGTTTCAGCGGGCGCGCAACGAGGAGCAGCGGGAGATCCGCCGCCGGGCGATCCTGGACACCGCGACGGCGATGCTCGACGAGATGCCCATGGCCGAGGTGAGCCTCAATGAACTCAGTCGGCGGGTGGGCTTGGCAAAGTCGAATGTGCTGCGGTACTTCGAGTCACGCGAGGCGGTGCTGCTCGAACTGCTCGATGCCTTCCTCGAGCGCTGGCTCGCCGAACTGGCAGACGAACTGGCCGCGGGCGTCGAGGCGCAGGCGGCGCCGGACGTGCGAGCAGATCAGCTGGCTCGAATACTGAGCCGGTCGTTGGCGGAGCGGGTTGTGCTGTGCGACCTGTTGGGCGGGCAGGGAGGCGTTCTCGAGCACAATGTCTCGACGGACGTGATCAAGCAGCACAAGCGCGCCTCCCTCGCGCGACTTGAAACCATGGCCGGCCTCGTGCGGCGCCACCTGCCGGAGATCGGCGACGGCGCACAGCTGTTTTGCTTGATGAGCCTGGTCTCCGCAGGTGCCCTCTCGACGTACGTCCCACCACCGCCCAGCCTCGTCGCTGCCTGCGCCGACGAACCCGCCCTCGCCGTGTTCCAGATGGATCTGTGCGACGCCCTGCAATACTCGTTCACCGCAGGGCTTTTGGGCGTCCTGCCACGCAGATGAATACACGCGCGATTGGCCACCCTATCCGTGGCTGTTGAGTCATGCCCCAATCCGCCAGGCGCCCGCAACAACACGAGGCTGACCGAGTTCTCTCCAGCGGAGCGGATCTGACGCATCACGGGCCGGCCCGCAGGCGCATCGGCGGTGACCCCTAACGAGCGGGGCTGACGCCGCGTTCGAAGGTTCTGATGATCAGTGGGGCAACGGTGTGCCGCGGCAGAGCACCGGCTATCGCTCGTTCACAGCCGCGCAGGATCAACGCATAGAGCGCGTGCCAGATCCAGGTCGGGTCGAGATCAGAGTCGAACACGCCTTCGTGTTGTCCCCGTGTGATCAAGTTGATCACCACCTCGTCGTTCGGGGACTGAACCGGCGGGATGTCGCGGAGCACCGCCGGGTCGCCGAAGATGAAGACCAGCCGGTCGGCGATGGAGACGCCGGCGGTGATGAAGCGCCGCATCGCGTCGAGGGCGGGTCCGTCTTCGGTGGCGGCTTCGTTCACCGCTTCCGTGAGCACGCGGATCGAGTCCAGCGTCGCCTCGTGGATCAGCGTCTCGCGGTCGGCGAAGTAGCGGTGCAGCGTGGTGCGGCCGACCCCGGCGGCGGCGGCGATCTCCGGCATGGTGGCCGTCCGGTTCGCCGCCAGAGCAGACGCCGTGGCAGCGAGGATCGCGGCCCGGGTGCGCGCTTGCACCCCCGAGAGGTTGTTGGTCGAGACAGACACAACGCGATCTTAATCCCCCGGAATAGAACGTGACTGTTCTGCTATTGAACGTGTACGTTCATATGGTGGCACGCCGACTTACGTCGGGTCCGTCAACGAACTATCCGGCCGGCGAACTCGATCGGATTGTCGAGCCCTCGCAGCGACGAGCGAAGGCGTTGTCTCTAGGAGGAATTGGTCATGAACAACACATGGGACTGCATCGTCGTTGGTGGCGGAGCGGCTGGCTTGAGCGCGGGTCTGGTGCTGGGCCGGGCACGGCGGCGCACGCTGCTGGTGGACGGGGGTCAGCAGAGCAACCGGGCCGCCCACGGCATCGGCGGGTTGTTGGGTCACGATGGCCGAGCGCCGGGCGAGCTTTACGAGGTCGGGCGCCAGGAGCTTTCCGCCTACCCGTCGGTCGAGCTGCGCACCGGCGAGGTGGTGGCGGGTCGGCGTGCCGGCGCCGTGTTCGAGCTCGAACTTCGTGGTGGTCGGAGCGAACGCACGCGCACGGTGTTGCTCGCGACGGGCGTTGAGTACCGACCGCCAGGACTGCCTGGGCTGGCGGAGTTGTGGGGCCGGTCGGTGTTTCACTGCCCGTTCTGCCACGGCTGGGAAGTTCGTGATCGACCCTTGGCGGTGTTGGTCAACGGCAAACGGGCGGTACATCCGTCACTACTCCTCAAAGGATGGAGCGACGACGTGGTCCTCTTGACGGGAGGGCCCGCAGATCTCGATGACGACACCCGATTCCGCTTGGCCGCAGCACACGTACCCATCGACGAGCGTCCCATCGCCGAACTCGCCTCATCCAACGGCGAATTGGAAGCCGTCGTGTTCGCCGACGGGACTCGGTTGCCACGCGGCGGGCTGCTCGTAGCAACGACACTGCATCAACGTTCGCAGCTGGCGGAGCAGCTCGGGGTCGGAATCGGAGAGCCGGGGCCGGCGGCGGCGGGTCCCATCGCCGTCGATGCGCTCGGCCGGACCACAGTTCCTGGCATCTTCGCCGCCGGCGACGACACCATTGCTCAGATGTCGCAGGTGGCCTCTGCGATCGCATCAGGGTCGCTTGCGGCGACCTCGGTCGTGCAGAGTCTGTTGGCCGAGGACGTTGGCCTGCCGGTACCGGAATGGACAGTGCCATCCGCAGCGGGGAGCTAGTCGTCGGTTCGAGCGCGCTGTTTCACCACCGTATCGACAGAAACGAGAACGCGGCTGTTGTGCGCGCCGAATATCAGCGGTCGAAGCCGATCGACTCAGCCACTGCGCGCTGATCCTCCAAGGCAGCCAAGCGGCCAGTCAGTGCCGTGTGTACGGCGTCGTAGGAATCACCGCCGAGGGTCAGACGCAGCGGCGGGTCGGTCTGACGGGTGGTTTGAAAAACCGCGGCGGCGATCTTATCCGGGTCGCCGCTCAGAGCGTTCGCGTCGGCGTCCCGAAGCTGGCGTCTGACCTGATCCACCGCAGTGCCGCGATAAACGCCCAATTCCGAGGCGAATGTCAGATTGTCCTTGAAACCCGTTCGCGTACCGCCAGGTTCGACCAACGTCAGATGGATGTCGAATCCGGACACCTCCTGACTGACGCTCTCGGTGAACCCCTCGAGACCCCACTTCGCGGCGTGGTAGGAGCTGTGGGTGGGAATGGCGACCTGACCCCCCATGCTGGAGATCTGGATGATCCGGCCGCCACCTTGCTCGCGCATCGGCGCCAGGAGGGCGCGCGTGATGAGCAGCGGCGCCATCAGCATGACGTCCAGTTGCCCTCGGATCTGCTCCACGCTCATCTCTTCCGCCGCGCCGACTACGGCGAAGCCGGCGTTGTTGACCGCCACGTCGACCGGGTCCGCGTCGATCAGCCGGTGGATCACCGCATCGACGTCGTCGAGCCGGGTGAGGTCGAGAACCTCCTCGCTGAGGCGACCGCCGTACTCCTCGATCAGGTCGCTCAGCGCGCCGGCTCGGCGCACGGTCGCGGTGACCCGATCTCCCTGTCGTAACACGTGTTCGACGAGACGGCGACCCAGACCACCTGACCCTCCGGTGACAAGCCAGTGACGCACGGCCTTGTCGGCGATTCCCGGCATCAGTACTCCTCGAGTGTATTTCGTCCAAGGTTGGACGTGGCGAATTCGGCTATGAGGGAACTCATCTCGTTGACTCCCCGGAGCGGTCGACGTTGCTGGCACATCGAGTTTGCATCATTGCGGTCGGGGTGCCGTGGTCGCGACGATGACGCTGTTGATGACGATCGCGGTCATCGTGCGTGTCACTGCCTCACCGGCCGCCGCTGCGCCGAAGTTGCCGCGCCCGAGTTCCTCCGCGCGGGCGATGACAGCGGAGTTCCAGGGAATCTCCGGATGGAATTGCGGCAGTGCGCCGCTTCCCCAGAGCAGGGCGGCAAGTGCGGCGACACGCGGTGTGGGCGCGGCATCTTCGACGAGCACCGCGCGGACATCCTTCATGAGGTCGGCGCGTCGCTTGGTTCCGCCGTCGATCAGGGCTGTGATCGTGAACAGGCCCAGTGCCTTGCGCTTCTCCTCTCGGACATCGCCGCGAGCGATCAGACGCTCCAATACGGGCCGCCGCAGCGTCGGACCGATCGCGGCAAGCGTGGCCTGAACTGCGCGCGGTCTTTCGGACACGTACTCCCAGGCCGAGTGGAACAGTTCGTTCGACGGCCGGTTCCGTTCTCTCGCAACCACGGTCACGGTGCCATTGCGTTCCGTCGTGGCCTCGACGTGCTCGCCGAGTGCCATCTCGGCGAGCACCGCTGCGCCGAGTACGTAGTACAGGGTGGTCTCCCCGGCGATGGTTCCCGACTCCGGTTGGAATAGTAGGAGAAGTAGGTCCTCGGCCAAGGTGGGCGGTTTCGATCGTGCTGGCGAGTGGGTGGTGTCGGTCACCTGTCCGGCGCTCCTTTCGGGTGTCAGAACTGGCTGACGCCACCGTCGACGTAGACCTCTGAGCCCGTCATGTAGGAACTCCCATCGGAGGCGAGGAAGGTGATGACATTGCCGATCTCCTCTGGGCGCGCACGGCGCTTCATGGGCACGGTGGAGGTCAACTCGGCCAACGCGTCGTCGGCCTCGGTGAAGAGGTCGGCTAGGCCCGGTGTCTCGGTGAGACCCGGAGCGACGACGTTGACTCGGATCTTGCGGTTGACCAGTTCTGCGGCCCAGCTGCGGGCGAGCGACCGGATCGCGGCCTTGGACGCGGCATAGACGCTCGCCCCGGGAGCCGCCTTGACGTCGCCGTTGGAGCCGCACAGGATGATCGACGCGCCCTCGCTCAGCAGTGGAAGGGCGGCCTGTACGGCGAAGATCACCCCGCCGACGTTTGTGTCGAAGATCTTCCTGTGGTGCTCCCACGTGAGCGTGCCCAACGTCGCGAACTCGTTGATTCCCGCATTGGCGAAGACGATGTCGAGCCGGCGTCCCGTGGCCTCGATGGTGGCTGCGACGCGGTCGAGATCGGCCTGCTCGGTCACGTCGGCGCGAATGGCCTCGGCCTGAGCTGGGCCGATGCCGGAAACGGCGTCGTCGAGGGCGTCTTGGCGACGACCGACCAGGAAGACGTAGGCCCCTTGCTGCGCGAGCGCCCGTGCTGCGGCGAGGCCGATCCCGGATGTGGCTCCGGTGACGAGTGCGGTCTTTCCGGTCAAGTCCGACATGAAGTCCTCCAGTTTTGTACCAATCGGTTGCAGGTCGACCATATCAGTTTTGTACCGTTTGGTAGGAAGGCCTGAGATGCGGGGATAAGATGTTCGGCATGGGCGCAGAACAACGGCACGCGGGAGGCCGGCCGCGTTCGTTCGACGAGGGGCAGGCGCTCGACGAAGCCCTCGACGTCTTCTGGCGTCTCGGTTACGAGGGCGCGTCTCTGGCCGAACTCACCCAGGCGATGGGCATCAACAAGCCGAGTATGTATGCCGTGTTCGGCAGTAAAGAACAGCTCTTCGTCCGTGCCCTGGGGCGTTACAGCCAGCGCTATCACGACCATCTGCGTCAGGTGCTATCGAAACCCCGCGCCTACGACATCCTCGAGTCCTATTTGCGCGACACCGCCAAGGCCGTGCGTGCCGGGAATGCGCTGGGGTGTCTCTCCATTCAAGGCGGCATATCCTGCGGGCCGAACAACGCGCGCATACCGCAGCTGCTCGCCGAGTATCGCCACGGGATCGAAGTAGCCATCGCCAAAGCCCTTGCGGGAGCTGATGATGCGCCACACAACGACACCGAGGCGCTGGCGGGATTCGCGGTAACGATCGGAAAAGGGCTCGCGGTCGACGCCGCAGCAGGGGTAGAGCAGGCCAGGCTCGACGCCGCCGTCGACGTGGCTCTTGCCGGCCTGGCGATGTTGCTGGGCTCGAGTCTGCGAACCGACGACGCCGACGGCCGCTCACGCGAACGAACTGCGACCACGTTGTGACACTGAAGATCCGTCTAGTCGTGGGTACGACGAGAAGCTTCGGTGCTCAACCGATCTCAGGTGGCGCGGCCGTCGTCGCGAAGCAGGGCGACGTCGGAGACCAGTCGGATGTGCTCGGCCATGGCTCGTCCGGCCGCGGTGGCGTCTTGCCGGCGCACGGCTTCTGCGATTCGTCGGTGACCCTCCAACGAGGCGCGTGGCCGTTCCGACTGCGACAGTGACTCGATCCGCGTCTCGCGCACCAGTTCCGAGATCTCACCCATCAAGCGCGCGAGCAGGGGTGAGTGGGCAGCAGCGGTGATCGCCTGATGGAAGTGTTCGTCGCCGGACACCCCGCGCTCACCTTCGGTGATCTCCATCTCCATGATCGCCAGGGCGTCGTCGATGGCGGCCATCTCCTCGTCACTGCGGCGGTCGGCCGCCAGTTCGGCCAACTTCACCTCGAGCGCTTCGCGTGCCTCGATCACCTCGGGCAGCCGATCGGCGTGTTCGCGCAGGGCCCGGATCGCCGAGTCGCCGACCGGGCGCCGGACGAGCACCGCGCCGTCGCCGTGTCGCACAGCCAGGATGCCCTGCACCTCTAGGGCGACCAGGGCTTGGCTGAGCGACGCGCGGCTCACGCCCAACTGAGCGGCCAACTCGCGCTCGGGCGGTAGTCGCTCGCCGGCCTTCATGTCACGGGTCGCCATGTGCTCGCAGAGTTGTTCGACGATGACTTCGTAGAGCCTGGGACGGGTCACGGGGCGAATTTGCTCAGCCACTGTGTCACTCACTCTCTGTTCCTCTATGCCACACACTAGCTTGGTCACCGGGATGATCACGACCACAAAGCACGGTTGACAGTGACGCAGTTCACTGATTCACTGCCTAGTGACCCAGTGGCTAGGCCAATTAGCCGCACGTAGACGTGGAGAGCGATATGCCTACCGAAGTAATCCCGATTTTGGCGTTGGTGATCATGTTCATCGCCGCGACAGTGCTGCCGGTGAACATGGGCGCACTCGGTTTCGTCGCCGCGTTCTTCGTGGGAACCATCGCCGTGGGGATGGACGCCGACCAGATCATCGGCGGCTTCCCCAGCAGCCTGTTCCTCACCCTGGTCGGCATCACATACCTCTTCGCGATCGCGCAGAACAACGGAACGGTCGACCTCCTGGTCCGCGGGGCCGTTCGGCTGGTCGGTGGCCGGGTGGCGTTGATCCCCTGGGTGATGTTCGGCATCACGGGCGTCCTGACGTCGATCGGAGCCCTAGGGCCGGCCGCGGTCGCGATCGTGGCGCCGATTGCCCTTGGGTTCGCGTCGAGGTACAAGATCAATGCGCTGCTGATGGGCATGATGGTCATTCACGGCGCGCAGGCCGGCGGCTTCTCGCCGATCAGCATCTATGGCGTCACGGTGAACACGATCGCGGCCGACGCAGGCCTGGAGAACAGCCCGTTGACCCTGTTCCTCGGCAGCTTGTTCTTCAACGCCGCGATCGGTGTTCTGCTCTTCGTGTTCCTCGGCGGACGGTCGCTCATCGGACGCAGCGTTCACGACGCCGATGGGCTGCGACCCGACGACGACACCGGCTCGGTCGGAGGCGGCAAAACGCCCACCACCGTCATGCGAGGCTTCGGTACGACCACCACCAAGGCCAAGTCGCAGGCCGTCACGGTCGAGAAGGCGCCGCCGCTGGCAGTCGCCGTCAAGGCGATCACCTTCGATCAGATCCTGACCTTTATTGGGCTGGCCTCGCTCGCGGTGTTCGCCCTCATCCTGGATCTCGACGTGGGCTTCGTGTCGATGACGGTAGCGGTCGTCTTGGCGCTGGCCTCACCGAAGGCTCAGAAGGGCGCCATCAACCAGATCAGCTGGTCCACCGTGCTTCTCATCGGCGGCGTGCTGACGTTCGTCGGCGTATTGCAGGAAGCCGGCACCGTCGAGTGGGTCGGCAATGGCGTTGCGGGACTGGGTATTCCGCTGCTGGTGGCGCTGCTGCTGTGCTACATCGGTGCCATCGTCTCCGCATTCGCGTCGTCGACCGCCATCCTCGGCGTCACCATCCCGCTCGCCGTGCCGTTCCTGATGGCCGGCGAGGTCGGCGCCATCGGCGTGATCGTCGCCCTGGCCATTGCGTCGACGATCGTGGACGTGAGCCCGTTCTCCACCAACGGGGCACTGGTGCTGGCCAACGCTCAAGGCATCGACCGAGACGTGTTCTACAGGCAGATCCTCAAGTACAGCGCACTCGTCGTGGTCATCGGGCCGGTCATCGCCTGGGCGCTGCTGGTGTTGCCCGGCTGGCTCTGACGCCGGTTCACGGCGGCGGCACGCTCTCCCGCGTGTCGCCGCTTTGGCGTGCCGAAACCGGGTCTGAACGGCGGTTTCACCCCATCCGCAGGACTTGACGGCGATGCGCCGACCATCCACAATTGGCTAGGCCACTAGGACACCAATCCAACCCGGAGGACCGTCATGCCACTCAATTCAGGAAGAACCGGTCCGCTGGTCGGCACCGTCATCGTCGATCTGACGCGCGCGCTCGCCGGCCCGCACGCCGCCATGATGCTCGGCGACCTCGGGGCGGACGTGATCAAGGTGGAGAGTCCCAAGGGGGGTGACGACACCCGATCCTGGGGCCCGCCCTTCGTCCAGCCGGCCGATGCCGAACGTGAATCCACCTACTTCCTGTCGGCGAACCGCAACAAGCGGTCGATCGCGCTAGACCTCAAGACAGACGAGGGCAGGCAGGCACTCGAGGACATGGTGTGCAGGGCGGACGTCTTGCTCGAGAACTTCCGAACCGGGGTGCTGGACCGGCTGGGATTCTCGACCCGGCGGCTGGCCGAACTCAACCCGCGGCTCGTCGTGCTGTCCATCAGTGGATTCGGCCACGATGGACCCGAAGGTGGCCGGTCGGGGTACGACCAGATAGCCCAGGGAGAAGCAGGCCTCATGTCGTTCACCGGCTCGGGGCCCGATGACGTTCAACGCGTTGGCGTTCCGATCGCGGACCTGCTCGCCGGCATGTACGGGGCATTCGGCGTCCTCGCTGCGCTGAGGGAGCGCGACCGCACCGGGAGGGGCAAGGTGGTGCGCACCTCGTTGTTGGCAAGTGTCGTCGGCGTACACGCCTTCCAGGGCACGAAGTGGACCGTCGCCGGTGAGGTCGGAGAGGCGCAGGGCAACCATCATCCCTCGATCTGCCCATACGGACTGTTCCCGACCGCCGACGGCGCCGTGCAGATCTCGGTGGGTAGCGAGGGTCTGTGGCACCGGTTCTGCGAGGGCTTCGGCATCGATCCCGACCACGAGGGCATGGCCACCAATCCGCAGCGGGTCGACAACCGGTTGGGCGTCATCGAACTGGTCTCCGAACTGTTTCGCGCTTGGGACACCGAGCGATTGCTGAAGCACCTCGACGAGGTGGGCGTGCCCGCGGGGAAGGTGCGCAACGTCCAAGAGGTATACGAGTGGGAGCAGACCAAGTCCCAAGGGCTGCTCATCGACGTCGAGCATCCGACGCTGGGCCGCGTAACGCTGCCCGGTCCTCCGCTGCGGTTCTTCGACGCAGACGGCACCGAAGTCACGGAGAGACAGCACCTGGCACCGCCAGTCCTCGGAGGCGACGACGAACTGGTCCGCGCGTGGCTGACGGAGGCGGTGTGATGACCCGGTTGAGCGCACGTGAACTGCTCGAGGTCGTCGCCGACGCGGACAGCTTCGAGTGCTGGGACTCACCCGCCGTGGAATATCCCGCCGCGCAGACATACGCCGACGAGTTGGAGGCAGCCCGAACCAAGACCGGCCTCGACGAGTCTGTGCTCACGGGCTCGGTCACCATCCGCGGTCGCCGGGTTGCAATCCTGTTGAGCGAGTTCGCCTTCCTTGCCGGATCGATCGGCGTTGCGGCAGGTGACCGTTTGGTCACCGCGATTCACCGCGCTACCGCGGAGGGGCTGCCGCTCTTGGCGCTGCCCACCTCAGGCGGAACCCGGATGCAGGAGGGCACGGTCGCCTTCCTCCAGATGGTGAAGATCACGGCCGCGATCACCGCGCACAAGGCGGCGCATCTGCCGTACCTCGTCTATCTGCGCCACCCCACGACCGGCGGAGTGTTTGCCTCCTGGGGATCACTCGGCCACCTGACCGTCGCCGAGCCGGCGGCGCTCATCGGCTTCCTGGGCCCGCGGGTCTACGAGGCGCTCTATGACGACGAGTTCCCCCGCGGCGTGCAGACGTCGGAGAATCTCCAGGCGCATGGCCTGATCGACGCCGTGCGACCGCCCGAGCAACTCGGCGAGATCGTGGACCGCGCGCTGCGCATCATGACCGACGCGCCACGCTGCCGTCGGTCGGTGATGGTCACGCCGGAGTGGGACATCGAGGAAGTGCCTGCGTGGACGTCGGTGCTGGCGTCGCGCCGGAGTGACCGTCCCGGCGTCCGGGAGCTGCTGTTCAATGCCGCTGCAGACGTGTTGCCGCTCAACGGAACCGGGCAGGGTGAATCCGACCCGGGTCTGATCTTGGCGTTGGTGCGCTTTGGTGACATGCCGTGCGTGTTGCTGGGTCAGGACCGGCGCGGGCAGACGCCGCTCACCCCGTTGGGTCCCGCCGCGCTACGCGAGGCGCGCCGTGGCATGCGCCTGGCCCAAGACCTGCAGCTGCCGCTGGTCACCGTCATCGACACCGCGGGGGCCGCACTCTCCAAGGACGCCGAGGAAGGTGGGCTGGCGGGCGAGATCGCGCGATGCATCGCCGACATGGTCGACCTCGACACCCCGACAGTGTCATTGCTACTGGGGCAGGGCACCGGGGGAGGTGCGCTGGCACTGGTTCCCGCCGACCGCGTCCTCGCGGCCCAGCATGGGTGGCTCTCGCCGCTCCCGCCGGAGGGTGCGAGCGCAATCGTGCACCGCGACGTCGAGCACGCCGCCGAGATGGCCGACCGGCAGGGAATCCGGTCGGTCGATCTCCGCCGTGCCGGGATCGTCGACCTGATCATCCCCGAACGTCCCGATGCCGCTGAGGAACCGCAGCAATTCTGCGAGCGGGCTGGCGCAGCGCTGCACCGGGAACTTGCCGAACTCATCTCCCAGGACGCGGACATGCGAATGATCGCCCGTGCCAAGCGCTTCAACCGGGTCGGCTACGGCTGCGCCCCGACTGTAGATGCCAATGTCTGAGTCGTGCGGCGCAGCCGCGGGCGGGGGCTGAAGCTCTGCGCCCGGTCCACGAATGAGATGCCCCCACGATCGATGGTCAGTGACCACACCGGTTGATTCGCCGCCGTTACGCTGTAGAGGCCATGCGTTGGACCACTCTCCTCATCGATCACCCGTGGCTTGCGCTGCTCTTTGCAAGTGCCCTGGCTCTCCTGTGGAGGTCGACCCGTTCGCGCATCGCCCTCGTCGCCGCGGTCCTGTGGGTCGCCTATGCCGGGTGGGAGATCGCGGTGTCCGAGGATCGGGCGGACGCCAACGTTCGCATCGACCTGCTCGTCATCTACCCGGTGCTCGCGGTGCTCACCGTGCTCGCCGTGTGGTCCGGCTGGCGGGCAACTCGTCGCCGGTGACGTCGTTGCCCGCGCCGGCCGTCAGCGGCGGATTACGTAGGGAAGTCCGCACTGCGAGAAAGCGTTTCATTCGCCCGGATGTCGACCAGGTTCTGCTCCCACGCTTCGATCACGGCGTCGTATCCACCGTTGCCCAGGACTAGGCGACGGGGCGGCGGATCCTGGGCCATCGCCGCGATCACCGCACGGGCACCGCGGCGCGGATCGCCGGGTTGTACCCCGTCCATCTCGACGAACGTGGCGCGGACCTGTTCCAGCAAGTCGTGATAGACCGGAATCGTCTCCTCGACGGGCTCGTTCGCGAAGCCGGCGTAGGCGTTGGTGCGGAACGCTCCCGGTTCGACCGCCAGCACGGAGATTCCCTGCTCGGCGACCTCATCGCGCAGCGCATCGTTGACGGCTTCGATGGCGTACTTCGTCGCGCTGTAGTAGCCGAATCCCGGCGCCGCCATAAGCCCGGCCACCGAGGACACGTTGACGATCCACCCGTTCCCGCGGGCGCGCATCCCGGGTAGCACCGCGCGTGTCACCGACAGCACCGCGAAGAAGTTCAGCTCGAACATTGCCCGCATCGCGGACTCGTCCATTCCCTCGATCGAGCCGTACCAACCGCGACCGGCGTTGTTGACCAGCACGTCGATACCGGCGAAGTGCTCCTCGGCCTCACGTACCGCACGTTGCACCTGGGCCGCATCGGTAAGTTCCAGCGGCACGACGAGAACGCGGTCGCCGTACTGCTCCGCCCATGCCGCAAGCGCCTCGGGACGCCGGGATGTGAGCGCCACGCGGTCCCCGGTCTCGAGCGCTGCCTCGGCGAACGCCACCCCGAAGTTGCCCGGCGTGCCTCCTGTGATGAACCAGCTCCTGCTCATGGCTCGATCACCAGCCGGCTGATCAGCGCGCCGTCGAGGGTGAAGCGATAGTGCAGATCGGCGACCCCGCCGGGGAAGTTGCCCTCCAGGTGCTGCCCGACGTCGACGCCCGCTTCGGTCGTGTCCGCGCCGGTGAATGTGGAGGTGTAGGTGTACTCGCCGGCCGCGGTGGCCAACCACCCCCCGATCTCGTCGTGTCCCGTGTAGTCGTGGCCTTCGTCGGTCACCACGGCATCCGCGGTGAGTGTGGCCAGCGCTTGGTTCACCTCGAGGGCATCGAGCGCGGTCATGAACGTCTTTATGCTGTCCGGGAGTCCATCCCATTCTGTGGTCATGACTCCACGTTGGAGCTTCCCCTAAGGGGAGAGTCAACCCAATGTTGAGAATTGGTGCCGGTGCTCCTGGCGGCGGGCCGCAATGTTGACCTTGCCCTAGGGGGAAACTCCATGATGGCCTTGCCCGATAACGCGGGCGCGGAATGCATAGGAGGAAGCCATGGGCGCACGAGTCTCGATCGGTGACTTCGCCGTGATGACCAGCCTGAGCAGGAAGGCGCTACGGCACTATCACGACATTGGCATTCTCGAACCAGCCCACATCGACTCCCATACCGGCTACCGCTTCTACGACACCGGCCAGGTCGATTCCGCGCACATCATCCGCCGATTCCGATCTCTGGGCATGTCCATTCCCGACATCAAAGCGCTGCTGAGCACCGACGACGCCGCGGCCCGCACCGAGATCATCACCACCCATCTCGAACAGATGGAGGAGCAGCTGCAACAGACGCGTGACGCCGTTGGCGCGCTGCGCGAGTTACTTGCCCCCGTGCGGACCCCGGCCCACGTGGAGCTGCGACATGAACCTGCGCTCGCCGTGTGGTCGATCGGCGCCACCATCGAGGTGTCCGAGATAGACGGCTGGTTTGGGGCGACGCTGGGGAGACTACGAGACGCGGTGGCAGCGGCAGCAATTGCACCTTCGTGGGTCGTGCCGGGTGGCCTCTACGATCGAGCGTTGTTCCTCGAATCGCGTGGGAGGGCAACGCTCTTCGTTGCAGCGCCGCCCTCCGCGGATCCCCCGGACG from Mycolicibacterium arabiense includes the following:
- a CDS encoding TetR/AcrR family transcriptional regulator — translated: MTFQRARNEEQREIRRRAILDTATAMLDEMPMAEVSLNELSRRVGLAKSNVLRYFESREAVLLELLDAFLERWLAELADELAAGVEAQAAPDVRADQLARILSRSLAERVVLCDLLGGQGGVLEHNVSTDVIKQHKRASLARLETMAGLVRRHLPEIGDGAQLFCLMSLVSAGALSTYVPPPPSLVAACADEPALAVFQMDLCDALQYSFTAGLLGVLPRR
- a CDS encoding SDR family NAD(P)-dependent oxidoreductase, which codes for MSDLTGKTALVTGATSGIGLAAARALAQQGAYVFLVGRRQDALDDAVSGIGPAQAEAIRADVTEQADLDRVAATIEATGRRLDIVFANAGINEFATLGTLTWEHHRKIFDTNVGGVIFAVQAALPLLSEGASIILCGSNGDVKAAPGASVYAASKAAIRSLARSWAAELVNRKIRVNVVAPGLTETPGLADLFTEADDALAELTSTVPMKRRARPEEIGNVITFLASDGSSYMTGSEVYVDGGVSQF
- a CDS encoding TetR/AcrR family transcriptional regulator, which produces MSVSTNNLSGVQARTRAAILAATASALAANRTATMPEIAAAAGVGRTTLHRYFADRETLIHEATLDSIRVLTEAVNEAATEDGPALDAMRRFITAGVSIADRLVFIFGDPAVLRDIPPVQSPNDEVVINLITRGQHEGVFDSDLDPTWIWHALYALILRGCERAIAGALPRHTVAPLIIRTFERGVSPAR
- a CDS encoding FadR/GntR family transcriptional regulator → MAEQIRPVTRPRLYEVIVEQLCEHMATRDMKAGERLPPERELAAQLGVSRASLSQALVALEVQGILAVRHGDGAVLVRRPVGDSAIRALREHADRLPEVIEAREALEVKLAELAADRRSDEEMAAIDDALAIMEMEITEGERGVSGDEHFHQAITAAAHSPLLARLMGEISELVRETRIESLSQSERPRASLEGHRRIAEAVRRQDATAAGRAMAEHIRLVSDVALLRDDGRAT
- a CDS encoding TetR/AcrR family transcriptional regulator produces the protein MGAEQRHAGGRPRSFDEGQALDEALDVFWRLGYEGASLAELTQAMGINKPSMYAVFGSKEQLFVRALGRYSQRYHDHLRQVLSKPRAYDILESYLRDTAKAVRAGNALGCLSIQGGISCGPNNARIPQLLAEYRHGIEVAIAKALAGADDAPHNDTEALAGFAVTIGKGLAVDAAAGVEQARLDAAVDVALAGLAMLLGSSLRTDDADGRSRERTATTL
- a CDS encoding GOLPH3/VPS74 family protein, encoding MTDTTHSPARSKPPTLAEDLLLLLFQPESGTIAGETTLYYVLGAAVLAEMALGEHVEATTERNGTVTVVARERNRPSNELFHSAWEYVSERPRAVQATLAAIGPTLRRPVLERLIARGDVREEKRKALGLFTITALIDGGTKRRADLMKDVRAVLVEDAAPTPRVAALAALLWGSGALPQFHPEIPWNSAVIARAEELGRGNFGAAAAGEAVTRTMTAIVINSVIVATTAPRPQ
- a CDS encoding NAD(P)/FAD-dependent oxidoreductase, coding for MNNTWDCIVVGGGAAGLSAGLVLGRARRRTLLVDGGQQSNRAAHGIGGLLGHDGRAPGELYEVGRQELSAYPSVELRTGEVVAGRRAGAVFELELRGGRSERTRTVLLATGVEYRPPGLPGLAELWGRSVFHCPFCHGWEVRDRPLAVLVNGKRAVHPSLLLKGWSDDVVLLTGGPADLDDDTRFRLAAAHVPIDERPIAELASSNGELEAVVFADGTRLPRGGLLVATTLHQRSQLAEQLGVGIGEPGPAAAGPIAVDALGRTTVPGIFAAGDDTIAQMSQVASAIASGSLAATSVVQSLLAEDVGLPVPEWTVPSAAGS
- a CDS encoding SDR family oxidoreductase, whose translation is MPATSTAPGSQRDEFPHSRIRHVQPWTKYTRGVLMPGIADKAVRHWLVTGGSGGLGRRLVEHVLRQGDRVTATVRRAGALSDLIEEYGGRLSEEVLDLTRLDDVDAVIHRLIDADPVDVAVNNAGFAVVGAAEEMSVEQIRGQLDVMLMAPLLITRALLAPMREQGGGRIIQISSMGGQVAIPTHSSYHAAKWGLEGFTESVSQEVSGFDIHLTLVEPGGTRTGFKDNLTFASELGVYRGTAVDQVRRQLRDADANALSGDPDKIAAAVFQTTRQTDPPLRLTLGGDSYDAVHTALTGRLAALEDQRAVAESIGFDR